In Streptomyces sp. SN-593, a single genomic region encodes these proteins:
- the fahA gene encoding fumarylacetoacetase, giving the protein MSPADPLDLPHDAPFGVHNLPYGVFSTAGDPRRRLGVRYGDHVLDAGAAARATGAPADLAELLAAPSLGPLLAAGRPAWTRVRAALTSWLTDERHRAAVAPCLLPLADTAPHLPFEVADYVDFYASEHHASNVGRIFRPGAEALPPNWKHLPIGYHGRAGTVVVSGTDVVRPCGQRREPGEQAPSYGPSRRLDIEAEVGFVVGTPSAQGDRVALAGADDHVFGLCLLNDWSARDIQAWEYVPLGPMLGKSFATSVSAWVTPLDALRHARTAPPPRDPAPLPYLDDRAEPVPYGLDLALEVRLNGHVVARPPFATMYWTYAQMLAHLTVNGASLRTGDLFGSGTVSGPGRDTRGALIELTWNGEEPLRLPDGSGRGFLEDGDEVAVTATAPGPDGIRLALSEVRARILPARP; this is encoded by the coding sequence TTGAGCCCCGCCGACCCGTTGGACCTCCCGCACGACGCGCCGTTCGGGGTGCACAACCTGCCCTACGGCGTCTTCAGCACGGCCGGCGACCCGCGGCGACGGCTCGGCGTGCGCTACGGCGACCACGTGCTCGACGCCGGCGCCGCCGCCCGCGCCACCGGCGCGCCCGCCGACCTCGCGGAACTGCTGGCCGCACCCTCGCTCGGCCCGCTGCTGGCGGCGGGCCGCCCCGCCTGGACCCGGGTCCGCGCGGCGCTCACCTCCTGGCTGACCGACGAGCGGCACCGCGCCGCCGTCGCGCCCTGCCTGCTGCCGCTCGCGGACACCGCGCCGCACCTGCCGTTCGAGGTCGCGGACTACGTCGACTTCTACGCCTCCGAGCACCACGCCTCGAACGTCGGGCGGATCTTCCGCCCGGGCGCCGAGGCGCTCCCGCCGAACTGGAAGCACCTGCCGATCGGCTACCACGGCCGGGCGGGCACCGTGGTGGTGTCGGGGACCGACGTCGTACGGCCCTGCGGGCAGCGCCGGGAGCCCGGCGAGCAGGCGCCGTCGTACGGCCCCTCCCGGCGGCTCGACATCGAGGCCGAGGTCGGCTTCGTGGTCGGCACGCCCTCCGCGCAGGGCGACCGGGTCGCGCTCGCCGGCGCCGACGACCACGTCTTCGGGCTGTGCCTGCTCAACGACTGGTCGGCGCGGGACATCCAGGCGTGGGAGTACGTCCCGCTCGGGCCGATGCTCGGGAAGTCCTTCGCCACGTCCGTCTCGGCGTGGGTGACGCCGCTGGACGCGCTGCGGCACGCCCGCACCGCACCGCCGCCGCGCGACCCGGCCCCGCTCCCCTACCTCGACGACCGCGCCGAGCCGGTCCCGTACGGCCTCGACCTCGCGCTCGAGGTGCGGCTCAACGGGCACGTCGTCGCCCGGCCGCCGTTCGCCACCATGTACTGGACGTACGCGCAGATGCTCGCCCACCTCACGGTCAACGGGGCCTCGCTGCGCACCGGCGACCTCTTCGGGTCGGGCACCGTCAGCGGGCCCGGGCGCGACACCCGGGGGGCGTTGATCGAGCTGACCTGGAACGGCGAGGAGCCGCTGCGGCTGCCCGACGGCAGCGGGCGGGGGTTCCTGGAGGACGGCGACGAGGTGGCCGTCACGGCGACCGCGCCGGGCCCGGACGGCATCCGGCTGGCGCTCTCCGAGGTGCGTGCCCGCATCCTGCCGGCCCGCCCCTGA
- a CDS encoding DUF6059 family protein: MAEAHDALACLAWCSGVTLLLTSHGSDPEDGDEVPARAGGPGHRGGPPPGHPERLVRDQPLSAAEAALWKQILPEDPAA, translated from the coding sequence GTGGCGGAGGCCCACGACGCCCTGGCCTGCCTGGCCTGGTGCAGCGGCGTCACGCTCCTGCTGACCTCCCACGGGTCGGACCCGGAGGACGGCGACGAGGTGCCGGCCCGCGCCGGCGGCCCCGGCCACCGCGGGGGGCCGCCGCCCGGCCACCCCGAGCGGCTCGTCCGCGACCAGCCGCTGTCCGCCGCGGAGGCGGCCCTGTGGAAGCAGATCCTCCCCGAGGACCCGGCCGCGTGA
- a CDS encoding COG4315 family predicted lipoprotein, translated as MKRTARAATCAVAVLTAAVLTGCSSDGSSGGSAAPAARPAGPSASASKLIAKGQATVATKSAGKLGTILVDGKGRTLYLFQADKKNTATCTGACIAAWPALVTTKGAAKPGKGADKGLLGTTERAGGVTQVTYNGHPLYRYLGDTEAGQTNGQGLEQFGALWYVVDAKGKQVTG; from the coding sequence ATGAAGCGCACCGCCAGGGCGGCCACCTGCGCCGTCGCAGTCCTGACCGCCGCCGTGCTCACCGGTTGTTCCTCCGACGGCTCCTCCGGCGGCAGCGCCGCCCCCGCGGCGAGGCCGGCCGGGCCCTCCGCCTCCGCCAGCAAGCTGATCGCCAAGGGCCAGGCCACCGTCGCCACCAAGAGCGCCGGGAAGCTCGGCACCATCCTGGTCGACGGCAAGGGCCGCACCCTCTACCTGTTCCAGGCCGACAAGAAGAACACCGCCACCTGCACCGGCGCCTGCATCGCCGCCTGGCCCGCCCTGGTCACCACCAAGGGCGCGGCCAAGCCGGGCAAGGGCGCGGACAAGGGCCTGCTCGGCACCACCGAGCGCGCCGGCGGCGTCACCCAGGTCACGTACAACGGCCACCCCCTGTACCGCTACCTCGGCGACACCGAGGCGGGGCAGACCAACGGGCAGGGCCTCGAACAGTTCGGGGCGCTGTGGTACGTCGTGGACGCCAAGGGCAAGCAGGTCACGGGCTGA
- the msrA gene encoding peptide-methionine (S)-S-oxide reductase MsrA yields the protein MAAQTQRAVLAGGCFWGMQDLIRRQPGVIATRVGYTGGDVPNATYRNHGTHAEAVEILFDPERTDYRALLEFFFQVHDPSTKNRQGNDIGLSYRSAIYYVDDAQKAVAEDTIADVDASGLWPGKVVTEVEPVGPFWEAEPEHQDYLERYPDGYTCHFPRPDWKLPARAARG from the coding sequence ATGGCCGCGCAGACGCAGAGGGCCGTACTGGCCGGCGGGTGCTTCTGGGGGATGCAGGACCTGATCCGCCGGCAGCCGGGCGTGATCGCGACCCGGGTCGGCTACACCGGTGGCGACGTGCCGAACGCCACCTACCGCAACCACGGCACGCACGCGGAGGCCGTCGAGATCCTCTTCGACCCCGAGCGGACCGACTACCGCGCGCTGCTGGAGTTCTTCTTCCAGGTCCACGACCCCAGCACGAAGAACCGCCAGGGGAACGACATCGGCCTCAGCTACCGCTCGGCGATCTACTACGTGGACGACGCGCAGAAGGCGGTCGCCGAGGACACCATCGCCGACGTGGACGCCTCGGGCCTGTGGCCCGGGAAGGTGGTCACCGAGGTCGAGCCGGTGGGCCCGTTCTGGGAGGCCGAGCCGGAGCACCAGGACTACCTGGAGCGGTACCCCGACGGGTACACCTGCCACTTCCCGCGGCCGGACTGGAAGCTGCCGGCGCGCGCCGCTCGCGGCTGA
- a CDS encoding discoidin domain-containing protein: MPKTSHMVARAVAVAASALVLAVFGAAAPAPAATPAAVPAAAAQQLTLGSDVDHVDVDPVPCAVQGFQLRFGNAGSSAVYADAFIDAPAPLTVSRSLVSSYLPAGYTLKVEIDVSAPRTTPPGAYTITVRAGDQRMSLPVQVEPAPVNDTGNLVRYMPVSASSENLPHYPACGAVDGDRDSADWGVTTGWNDATKGSFPDWLQVTFDAPVAVGRVDLYTLDSAKYPAARYGLSAWDVELQVGGAWQTVAQVRDNTAGEVSSAFAAQTATALRVVTLANNEGVTYSRVVELEAYAS, from the coding sequence ATGCCGAAGACGTCCCACATGGTGGCGCGCGCGGTCGCCGTCGCCGCCTCCGCCCTGGTGCTCGCGGTGTTCGGCGCGGCGGCCCCCGCACCGGCCGCGACACCCGCCGCCGTACCTGCCGCCGCCGCCCAGCAGCTCACGCTCGGGTCCGACGTGGACCACGTGGATGTGGACCCGGTGCCCTGCGCGGTCCAGGGCTTCCAGCTCCGCTTCGGCAACGCGGGATCGTCGGCCGTGTACGCCGACGCGTTCATCGACGCGCCCGCGCCGCTGACGGTCTCCCGGTCGCTGGTCTCCAGCTACCTGCCCGCCGGCTACACCCTCAAGGTCGAGATCGACGTGTCCGCGCCGCGGACGACGCCGCCCGGCGCCTACACGATCACCGTGCGCGCCGGGGACCAGCGGATGTCCCTGCCGGTCCAGGTCGAGCCCGCGCCGGTGAACGACACCGGCAACCTGGTCCGCTACATGCCCGTCTCCGCGTCGTCGGAGAACCTGCCGCACTACCCGGCCTGCGGGGCGGTCGACGGCGACCGCGACTCCGCGGACTGGGGTGTCACCACCGGGTGGAACGACGCCACCAAGGGCAGCTTCCCGGACTGGCTCCAGGTGACCTTCGACGCGCCCGTCGCGGTCGGCAGGGTGGACCTCTACACGCTGGACTCGGCCAAGTACCCCGCCGCCAGGTACGGACTGTCCGCCTGGGACGTGGAACTCCAGGTCGGCGGCGCCTGGCAGACCGTGGCCCAGGTGCGCGACAACACCGCGGGCGAGGTCAGCTCCGCCTTCGCCGCACAGACGGCGACGGCCCTGCGGGTGGTGACCCTCGCGAACAACGAGGGCGTGACCTACTCCCGGGTCGTGGAACTGGAGGCGTACGCGTCCTGA
- a CDS encoding alkaline phosphatase D family protein translates to MDRRPTRLRAGRRTLEGAPRVTSDEFPRQAARHTRRRFLTVTGAATALAFGVNVAHAASAGAATPLPGDPFTLGVASGDPLPDAVVIWTRLAPQPYEPLGGMPYQAVRVEWQVAADERFRQVVRSGTATAQPEYSYSVHVDVRGLRPARHYWYRFRIDGHLSPVGRTRTAPAPGDRPDRLTFAVASCQSWPDGYYTAHAHLAAEEVDAVLFVGDYIYEYGISAAGGLRNTADPVPDQFRTEADTLDRYRLQYALYKSDPDLRAAHQNTPWIGTWDDHEVQDNYAGVYSKALDPVEDFTVRRASAYRAYWEHMPLRTPAPQGPDYLLYRRFTFGRLAEVNVLDTRQYRSDQADGDLWKPDNPGRDDPARTFAGAQQRSWLLDGMRASRATWNLLANQVVMSRMDLDASGTPTYNMDAWDGYAAEQAALLDGLAGLTARNPVVVTGDVHAAYAMDMKRDFDDPDSPTIGVELVGTSISSGGNGVDVSVNGQNFLDHNPHLKLVNERRGYIVVELTPHELHAAYRAVPYIDRTGAPISTIRKFTVEAGNPGLNPA, encoded by the coding sequence ATGGACAGGCGGCCGACCCGGCTCCGGGCCGGCCGCCGGACGTTGGAAGGAGCCCCACGCGTGACATCCGACGAGTTCCCACGGCAGGCGGCACGGCACACCAGACGGCGGTTCCTCACGGTGACGGGCGCGGCGACCGCGCTCGCCTTCGGCGTCAACGTGGCGCACGCGGCATCGGCGGGCGCCGCCACCCCGCTGCCCGGCGACCCGTTCACCCTCGGCGTCGCCTCCGGCGACCCGCTGCCGGACGCGGTGGTGATCTGGACCCGGCTCGCCCCGCAGCCGTACGAACCGCTGGGCGGCATGCCCTACCAGGCGGTGCGGGTGGAGTGGCAGGTCGCCGCCGACGAGCGGTTCCGGCAGGTGGTGCGCTCGGGCACCGCGACCGCGCAACCCGAGTACAGCTACAGCGTGCACGTCGACGTGCGGGGGCTGCGGCCCGCCCGCCACTACTGGTACCGGTTCAGGATCGACGGCCACCTCAGCCCGGTCGGCCGGACCAGGACCGCGCCCGCGCCCGGGGACCGCCCGGACCGGCTCACCTTCGCCGTGGCCTCCTGCCAGTCCTGGCCGGACGGCTACTACACCGCGCACGCCCACCTCGCCGCCGAGGAGGTGGACGCGGTGCTGTTCGTCGGCGACTACATCTACGAGTACGGGATCTCCGCCGCCGGCGGCCTGCGCAACACCGCCGACCCGGTGCCCGACCAGTTCCGCACCGAGGCCGACACCCTCGACCGCTACCGGCTCCAGTACGCGCTGTACAAGTCCGACCCCGACCTGCGCGCCGCCCACCAGAACACGCCGTGGATCGGCACCTGGGACGACCACGAGGTGCAGGACAACTACGCCGGCGTGTACTCCAAGGCCCTCGACCCGGTCGAGGACTTCACGGTCCGCCGGGCCAGCGCCTACCGCGCCTACTGGGAGCACATGCCGCTGCGCACGCCCGCGCCGCAGGGCCCGGACTACCTGCTCTACCGCCGCTTCACCTTCGGCCGCCTCGCCGAGGTCAACGTCCTCGACACCCGGCAGTACCGCTCCGACCAGGCCGACGGCGACCTGTGGAAGCCGGACAACCCGGGCCGCGACGACCCGGCCCGCACCTTCGCCGGCGCCCAGCAGCGGAGCTGGCTGCTCGACGGCATGCGCGCCTCCCGCGCCACCTGGAACCTGCTCGCCAACCAGGTCGTGATGAGCAGGATGGACCTGGACGCGAGCGGCACCCCCACCTACAACATGGACGCCTGGGACGGCTACGCGGCCGAGCAGGCGGCCCTCCTCGACGGCCTGGCGGGGCTGACCGCCCGCAACCCCGTGGTGGTCACCGGTGACGTGCACGCCGCGTACGCGATGGACATGAAGCGCGACTTCGACGACCCCGACTCGCCGACCATCGGCGTCGAACTCGTCGGCACCTCGATCAGCAGCGGCGGCAACGGCGTGGACGTCTCGGTCAACGGCCAGAACTTCCTCGACCACAACCCGCACCTGAAACTCGTCAACGAGCGGCGCGGCTACATCGTCGTCGAGCTGACCCCGCACGAACTGCACGCGGCGTACCGCGCGGTGCCGTACATCGACCGGACCGGCGCGCCGATCAGCACCATCAGGAAGTTCACCGTGGAGGCCGGGAACCCCGGCCTCAACCCGGCGTAG
- a CDS encoding glycosyl hydrolase family 28-related protein produces the protein MSRPLRHLRRTAALGGCAALLASAGALALNAPPAAAAATGGSGANLPYTEVQAENSATNGTVIGPSYAAGNLADEASQRKAVTLQGSGKYVTFTTPVATNSIDFRYSIPDTASGSVYTAPLSLYVDGTKQPDFTLTNAYSWYYGSYPFTNAPGTNQHHFYDEAHRLFGQTYPAGTTFTFQVDAGDTASSYTLDSADFEQVAAAQAQPSGSVSVVDEGADPTGAADSTEAFDAAIAAAGSGGTVWIPPGTFKVPGHIAVNDVTVAGAGMWYSTVTGAAPGFYGNSAPSPSTNVHLKDFAIFGDVQERDDNAQVNGIGGAMSDSSVADVWIDHMKVGAWMDGPMDKLTFSGMRIRDTTADGINFHGGVTNSTVTGSDIRNTGDDGIATWADSALGADANDTISNNTVQFQTLANGIAIYGGHDNTVTGNLVQDTGLAQGGGIHVGQRFTSTPVGTTTISDNTLVRDGSLDPNWQFGVGALWFDGSQGAVTGPINVSDTLIQQSPYEAVQWVEGTISGVSLDDVTIDGTGTFALQEQTGGAAKFTNVTATGVGAPSPVYNCEGGNFAVTDGGGNSGIDGTPFCGPWPTPDLAS, from the coding sequence ATGTCCCGACCCCTTCGACATCTCCGGCGGACGGCCGCCCTCGGCGGCTGCGCCGCGCTGCTCGCCTCGGCGGGCGCCCTCGCGCTGAACGCCCCGCCGGCGGCGGCCGCCGCCACCGGCGGCAGTGGCGCGAACCTCCCCTACACCGAGGTGCAGGCGGAGAACTCCGCCACCAACGGCACCGTGATCGGCCCGAGTTACGCCGCGGGCAACCTCGCCGACGAGGCGTCGCAGCGCAAGGCGGTGACGCTCCAGGGCTCCGGGAAGTACGTCACCTTCACCACGCCGGTGGCGACGAACTCGATCGACTTCCGCTACAGCATCCCCGACACCGCGAGCGGTTCGGTGTACACCGCGCCGCTGTCGCTGTACGTCGACGGCACGAAGCAGCCGGACTTCACGCTGACGAACGCCTACTCCTGGTACTACGGCAGCTACCCGTTCACCAACGCGCCGGGCACCAACCAGCACCACTTCTACGACGAGGCGCACCGGCTGTTCGGCCAGACCTACCCGGCCGGCACCACCTTCACGTTCCAGGTCGACGCCGGCGACACCGCCTCCTCCTACACCCTGGACTCCGCCGACTTCGAGCAGGTCGCCGCGGCACAGGCCCAGCCCTCGGGGTCCGTGTCGGTGGTGGACGAGGGTGCCGATCCCACCGGCGCGGCCGACTCGACCGAGGCGTTCGACGCCGCGATCGCCGCGGCCGGTTCGGGCGGCACCGTGTGGATACCGCCGGGCACCTTCAAGGTCCCCGGACACATCGCCGTCAACGACGTCACCGTCGCGGGCGCGGGCATGTGGTACTCCACCGTCACCGGCGCCGCCCCCGGCTTCTACGGCAACTCCGCGCCGTCACCCAGTACGAACGTCCACCTGAAGGACTTCGCGATCTTCGGCGACGTGCAGGAGCGGGACGACAACGCGCAGGTGAACGGGATCGGCGGCGCGATGAGCGACTCGTCGGTCGCGGACGTGTGGATCGACCACATGAAGGTCGGGGCCTGGATGGACGGCCCGATGGACAAGCTGACCTTCAGCGGGATGCGCATCCGCGACACCACCGCCGACGGCATCAACTTCCACGGCGGGGTGACCAACTCGACCGTGACCGGCAGCGACATCCGCAACACCGGTGACGACGGCATCGCCACCTGGGCGGACTCCGCGCTCGGCGCCGACGCGAACGACACGATCTCGAACAACACCGTCCAGTTCCAGACGCTGGCCAACGGCATCGCGATCTACGGCGGCCACGACAACACCGTCACCGGCAACCTGGTCCAGGACACCGGACTCGCCCAGGGCGGCGGCATCCACGTCGGCCAGCGCTTCACCTCCACGCCGGTCGGCACCACCACGATCAGCGACAACACGCTCGTGCGGGACGGCAGCCTCGACCCGAACTGGCAGTTCGGCGTGGGTGCGCTGTGGTTCGACGGCAGCCAGGGCGCCGTCACCGGCCCGATCAACGTCTCCGACACGCTCATCCAGCAGAGCCCGTACGAGGCCGTGCAGTGGGTCGAGGGCACCATCAGCGGCGTCAGCCTCGACGACGTCACGATCGACGGCACCGGCACCTTCGCGCTCCAGGAGCAGACCGGCGGCGCCGCGAAGTTCACGAACGTCACCGCCACCGGCGTCGGCGCCCCCTCGCCGGTCTACAACTGCGAGGGCGGAAACTTCGCGGTCACTGACGGCGGCGGCAACTCCGGCATCGACGGCACCCCCTTCTGTGGCCCGTGGCCGACCCCGGACCTCGCGTCCTGA
- a CDS encoding VOC family protein, translated as MVESITPRQFHEAAGVDDWRVLFAGASAYFRTGSFARGVRFVEAIGALADAADHHPDVDLRYPGVTVRLTTHEVGGLSRRDVELARAISAAARELDAPADPTALKSVQVTVDALVGSRVMPFWRALLGYRAEGDEDLVDPNGGEPPFWFQPMDAPRPGRNRLHIDVSVPHDQAEERIAAAITAGGRLLSDTHAPAWWTLADPEGNEADVATWMGRD; from the coding sequence ATGGTCGAAAGCATCACACCGAGGCAGTTCCACGAAGCGGCCGGAGTCGATGACTGGCGGGTGCTCTTCGCGGGGGCGAGCGCGTATTTCCGCACCGGATCGTTCGCGCGCGGCGTGCGGTTCGTGGAGGCGATCGGCGCACTGGCCGACGCGGCCGACCACCACCCGGACGTGGACCTGCGCTACCCGGGGGTGACGGTCCGTCTGACGACGCACGAGGTGGGCGGGTTGAGCCGGCGCGACGTCGAGCTGGCCCGGGCGATCTCGGCGGCAGCGCGGGAGTTGGACGCGCCGGCCGACCCGACGGCGCTGAAGTCCGTACAGGTCACGGTGGACGCGCTCGTCGGCTCGCGGGTGATGCCGTTCTGGCGCGCCCTGCTCGGCTACCGGGCGGAGGGCGACGAGGACCTGGTGGATCCGAACGGCGGCGAACCGCCGTTCTGGTTCCAGCCGATGGACGCCCCGCGCCCGGGGCGCAACCGGCTGCACATCGACGTCTCCGTCCCCCACGACCAGGCCGAGGAACGGATCGCCGCGGCCATCACCGCGGGCGGTCGCCTGCTGTCGGACACGCACGCCCCGGCGTGGTGGACCCTGGCCGACCCGGAGGGCAACGAGGCGGACGTGGCGACCTGGATGGGTCGCGACTGA
- a CDS encoding DUF397 domain-containing protein gives MSDTPAGWRKSSFSGNEYECVEVALQTDQVRARDSKDRTGPQLVFGAQAWREFVAAVVTGQLGAP, from the coding sequence GTGTCCGACACACCCGCCGGATGGCGCAAGAGCAGCTTCAGTGGAAACGAGTACGAGTGCGTGGAAGTCGCTCTCCAAACGGACCAGGTGCGGGCTCGCGACTCGAAGGACCGCACCGGGCCCCAACTGGTGTTCGGGGCCCAGGCCTGGCGCGAGTTCGTCGCGGCCGTGGTGACCGGGCAGTTGGGCGCCCCGTGA
- a CDS encoding helix-turn-helix domain-containing protein — translation MTRTVDPSVTRRKLRMELRRARERAGLTQREAARTLDWSPSKVIRIETGQVGVSVTDARALAHLYGVTEQQQVDELVEAARESRKSSWWAKYHDVLSASFGQYLGLEGAANGVSVYHPVVVPGHVQTCGYAEALLAPRVEPARAARLARLRAERQEHMLDSGGTAGLSFVIDEAALRRRIGGPEVMRGQLDRLLEVAEFPRVDLMVLPLDFGAHYSTMGGFVLLGFSDDADLLYLEHATGSVTTGNDLSLLARYQECFEALTAGALHGQDACALIERAKGEIGRS, via the coding sequence ATGACCCGAACTGTGGACCCGAGCGTGACCCGGCGCAAACTCCGGATGGAGCTGCGCAGGGCGCGGGAGCGCGCCGGCCTGACGCAGCGCGAGGCGGCGAGGACGCTGGACTGGTCGCCGTCGAAGGTGATCCGGATCGAGACCGGGCAGGTCGGTGTCTCGGTCACCGACGCGCGGGCCCTGGCGCATCTGTACGGCGTGACCGAACAGCAGCAGGTGGACGAGCTGGTGGAGGCCGCCCGCGAGAGCAGGAAGTCGAGTTGGTGGGCGAAGTACCACGACGTGCTGTCCGCGTCGTTCGGCCAGTACCTGGGTCTGGAGGGCGCGGCGAACGGCGTGTCCGTCTACCACCCGGTCGTCGTGCCCGGGCACGTGCAGACCTGCGGCTACGCCGAGGCGCTGCTCGCCCCGCGCGTCGAGCCCGCCCGCGCGGCGCGGCTGGCGCGGCTGCGCGCGGAGCGGCAGGAGCACATGCTCGACTCCGGCGGGACGGCGGGCCTCTCCTTCGTGATCGACGAGGCCGCGCTGCGCCGCCGGATCGGCGGTCCGGAGGTGATGCGGGGGCAGTTGGACCGGCTGCTGGAGGTGGCCGAGTTCCCGCGGGTGGACCTCATGGTCCTGCCGCTGGACTTCGGCGCGCACTACAGCACGATGGGCGGCTTCGTCCTGCTGGGCTTCAGCGACGACGCCGACCTGCTCTACCTGGAGCACGCCACCGGCAGCGTCACCACGGGCAACGACCTCTCGCTGCTGGCCCGTTACCAGGAGTGCTTCGAGGCGCTCACCGCCGGAGCGCTGCACGGGCAGGACGCCTGCGCGCTGATCGAGCGGGCCAAGGGGGAGATCGGCAGGAGCTGA
- a CDS encoding IS110 family transposase, with protein MFIGWDWATETHDVTVMDDTGKRIDRWEPTHTEEGFAKTLARLRKHADPADLPVAIETTRGLAVDRLLAAGHPVVPVHPNAFHAMRARWGASKAKTDAGDSMKLADYLRTDGHLLPRLEPTEPATLDLQALTRQRADHIEARIAAVNQLAALLDEHWPGGKAVFGKLDSDIAQAFLERYPTPASAAKLTAGRLETWCKRRGYCGKKPGSVLIERLRSAPTAASRLSETVVEHLIRVQVQLVHGIRATIRALDKAITEATATHPYAPLFATLPRIGTISLGQVIGEIGPLLERAQTCEQLIAEAGVVPVTRASGKSRTVAFRFATNRRARVALTTFADNSRHGSQWAAKIYDDARARKKRHPHAVRILARSWLRVMWACWRTGTCYDPDIHQANNKINTTADAPLAA; from the coding sequence GTGTTCATCGGATGGGACTGGGCGACCGAAACGCACGACGTGACGGTCATGGACGACACCGGCAAACGCATCGACCGGTGGGAACCGACCCACACCGAGGAAGGGTTCGCCAAGACCCTGGCCCGGCTGCGCAAGCACGCAGATCCCGCGGACCTGCCGGTCGCCATCGAGACCACCAGGGGCCTGGCCGTCGACCGGCTCCTGGCCGCCGGGCACCCGGTGGTGCCGGTGCACCCGAACGCCTTTCACGCGATGCGGGCACGCTGGGGCGCTTCCAAAGCCAAGACCGACGCCGGCGACAGCATGAAACTCGCCGACTACCTGCGCACCGACGGCCACCTGCTGCCCCGGCTGGAGCCCACCGAGCCGGCCACTCTCGACCTGCAGGCCCTCACCCGCCAGCGCGCCGACCACATCGAGGCCCGCATCGCCGCCGTCAACCAACTCGCCGCGCTCCTGGACGAACACTGGCCCGGCGGCAAGGCAGTCTTCGGCAAGCTCGACAGCGACATCGCCCAGGCCTTCCTGGAGCGCTACCCGACCCCGGCCTCCGCCGCCAAGCTCACCGCGGGGCGCCTGGAAACCTGGTGCAAACGCCGTGGCTACTGCGGCAAGAAGCCCGGCAGCGTCCTCATCGAACGCCTGCGCTCGGCCCCCACAGCCGCCTCCCGCCTCAGCGAGACGGTCGTCGAGCACCTCATCCGTGTCCAGGTCCAGCTCGTGCACGGCATACGCGCGACCATCCGCGCCCTGGACAAGGCCATCACCGAGGCCACCGCCACGCACCCTTACGCGCCGCTGTTCGCCACCCTGCCGCGCATCGGCACGATCAGCCTCGGCCAGGTCATCGGCGAGATCGGCCCGCTCCTGGAACGCGCCCAGACCTGCGAACAGCTGATCGCCGAAGCCGGCGTCGTCCCCGTGACCCGCGCCTCGGGCAAGTCCCGCACAGTCGCTTTCCGCTTCGCGACCAACCGCAGAGCCCGCGTCGCGCTCACGACCTTCGCCGACAACAGCCGACACGGCAGCCAGTGGGCCGCCAAGATCTACGACGACGCCCGGGCCCGCAAAAAGCGGCACCCCCACGCCGTCCGAATCCTCGCCCGATCCTGGCTCCGGGTGATGTGGGCCTGCTGGCGCACCGGCACCTGCTACGACCCCGACATCCACCAAGCCAACAACAAGATCAACACGACCGCCGACGCCCCCCTGGCGGCATAG